From one Bacteroides fragilis NCTC 9343 genomic stretch:
- a CDS encoding JAB domain-containing protein has product MNTLSFPQITVSYKDADASKRVRIRSSKESYDILKTFYEDCMQHHEECWAMYLNGAGRLLGVSCVSRSGMNSTVVDIRIVLQTALVSHASGIILSHNHPSGSTVASTPDNNLTSQLKKGCEAIGIQLLDHIILTGDTYLSYMDEGML; this is encoded by the coding sequence ATGAATACACTGTCTTTCCCTCAAATCACCGTAAGTTACAAGGACGCTGACGCATCCAAGAGAGTTAGAATCCGCTCTTCCAAGGAGTCTTACGACATCCTCAAGACCTTCTACGAGGACTGTATGCAGCACCACGAGGAGTGCTGGGCGATGTACCTGAACGGCGCAGGCAGGCTGCTGGGCGTCTCGTGCGTCTCACGCAGCGGCATGAACAGCACGGTGGTGGACATACGCATCGTCCTCCAGACGGCTCTCGTCTCCCACGCCTCGGGAATCATCCTCTCGCACAACCACCCGTCCGGCTCGACCGTGGCGAGTACGCCGGACAACAACCTGACCAGCCAGTTGAAGAAAGGCTGCGAGGCAATCGGCATACAGCTTTTGGACCACATCATACTGACCGGGGACACCTACCTCAGCTACATGGACGAGGGGATGCTTTAA
- a CDS encoding DUF7688 family protein: MKQEIRQNGKTVLYSGDGHSIPMIFNNLVGKNLKGREYSDYIAFVAIPDMGFTYGKIAYYSDGNLIATGEITP; encoded by the coding sequence ATGAAGCAGGAAATCAGACAGAACGGGAAAACCGTCCTTTACAGCGGGGACGGTCATAGCATCCCCATGATATTCAACAACCTTGTCGGAAAGAACCTCAAAGGCAGGGAGTATTCGGACTATATCGCTTTCGTAGCCATTCCCGACATGGGGTTTACCTACGGGAAGATAGCGTATTATTCGGACGGAAACCTAATCGCAACGGGGGAAATCACGCCATAA
- a CDS encoding ParB/RepB/Spo0J family partition protein, translating into MKTKANQSAAERNITMVALADIQPSGFNPRKHFDETSLYELADSIKQQGVLQPITVRPVDGTDRYGIVFGERRYRASVIAGRDEIPAIVTELSDEEAEEMAITENLQRKDVTPVEEAAAYQRLIESGRHTVQTLAQLFGKNENYIRTRLKFTALIPEIAALLDADEITISVAAEICRYGEDIQREVYEKHLQDEGTYNSWRGLKAADVARRIEQNFTTDLQYYRFDKTECATCAHNTNNLLLFRDGGCGHCANRTCLAEMNASYLMERAVQIMRNQPEVSLCRDRYTTNETVVERLTASGYEVETLDRYTAFPSCPKEPKAENFNDPERYGEARTRYEQQWADYMEQEEEITRRSGAGEITVYAKIGQKEITFCYVENMTEAQTADGTPAPAPLSPVEKLEKQDERNKEIALERTVEDTKKQILEADITGGKFSADEDTMLYFFLLSSLRKEHFAAVGIAEDKPYITDEDKMGIIGNLTVRMKTIIRRDFLVANFKGAYGNNTVATLLLDFARRHMPEELANIEREYNGVYEKRHQRIEEKKAVLLMQERARERKVTQPEEQPQPEEIAA; encoded by the coding sequence ATGAAGACAAAAGCAAATCAATCAGCAGCAGAGAGAAACATCACGATGGTAGCATTGGCAGACATTCAGCCGAGCGGTTTCAACCCACGCAAGCATTTCGATGAAACGAGCCTTTACGAGCTTGCCGATAGCATCAAGCAGCAGGGCGTGTTGCAGCCCATCACCGTGCGCCCCGTTGACGGGACAGACCGTTACGGGATTGTTTTCGGGGAACGCCGTTACCGTGCGTCCGTCATTGCGGGCAGGGACGAAATTCCCGCAATCGTAACCGAGTTGTCGGACGAGGAAGCCGAGGAAATGGCGATTACCGAGAACTTGCAGCGCAAGGACGTGACACCCGTGGAGGAAGCCGCAGCCTATCAGCGGCTTATCGAGAGCGGACGCCACACCGTGCAGACCTTGGCGCAACTCTTCGGAAAGAACGAGAACTACATCCGCACACGGCTGAAATTCACCGCCCTTATCCCCGAAATCGCCGCCCTCTTGGATGCGGATGAAATCACCATCAGCGTGGCGGCTGAAATCTGCCGATACGGGGAGGACATTCAGCGTGAGGTGTACGAGAAGCATTTGCAGGACGAGGGAACGTACAACAGTTGGCGGGGACTGAAAGCCGCCGATGTCGCAAGGCGCATCGAGCAGAACTTCACCACCGACCTGCAATACTACCGCTTCGACAAGACCGAGTGCGCCACGTGCGCACATAACACCAATAACTTGCTGTTGTTCCGTGATGGCGGGTGCGGGCATTGCGCCAACCGCACGTGCCTTGCCGAGATGAACGCATCCTACCTCATGGAGCGAGCCGTGCAAATCATGCGGAACCAGCCGGAGGTGTCGCTCTGCCGTGACCGCTACACTACCAACGAGACGGTGGTAGAACGGCTAACCGCTTCGGGCTACGAGGTGGAGACCCTTGACAGGTACACCGCCTTTCCAAGCTGCCCCAAAGAACCCAAAGCCGAAAATTTCAACGACCCCGAACGCTACGGGGAAGCCCGCACCCGCTACGAGCAGCAATGGGCGGACTACATGGAGCAGGAGGAGGAAATCACCCGCAGGAGCGGAGCGGGGGAAATCACCGTCTATGCCAAAATCGGGCAGAAGGAGATTACATTCTGTTACGTGGAGAACATGACCGAAGCACAGACAGCGGACGGAACGCCCGCACCCGCACCGCTCTCACCCGTGGAGAAGTTGGAGAAGCAGGACGAGCGCAACAAGGAAATCGCACTCGAACGCACGGTGGAGGACACCAAGAAACAGATTCTCGAAGCCGACATCACGGGCGGTAAGTTCAGTGCCGATGAAGATACCATGTTGTACTTCTTCCTTCTGTCCTCGCTCCGAAAGGAACACTTCGCAGCCGTGGGGATTGCGGAAGACAAGCCGTATATCACGGACGAGGACAAGATGGGGATTATCGGCAACCTCACCGTGAGGATGAAGACCATCATCCGCAGGGACTTCCTTGTAGCCAACTTCAAGGGAGCGTACGGGAACAACACCGTGGCGACCCTCTTGCTTGACTTCGCACGCAGGCACATGCCGGAGGAACTCGCCAACATCGAAAGGGAGTACAACGGGGTGTACGAGAAGCGTCACCAGCGCATCGAGGAAAAGAAAGCCGTCCTCTTGATGCAGGAACGGGCAAGGGAGCGCAAGGTAACGCAACCCGAGGAACAACCGCAACCCGAAGAGATTGCAGCCTAA
- a CDS encoding SLOG family protein: METRTWTENGTPVTKEKTVAFSGHRTNRIAKFTADREKLFREVAFDTFAAIESYCIKKGYDTFLSGMCEGFDLIAAEEVLNLKKRYPHIRLKCVVPFKGQAERYTQADKQRYDTILAQADEVVTLQDGYTEGCFLRRNDYLLENSAFLMVYYDTVAIGGTFYTLKRAVEQKKKFANVCYNRR, from the coding sequence ATGGAAACAAGGACATGGACAGAAAACGGAACACCCGTTACCAAGGAAAAGACGGTAGCCTTTTCGGGACACCGCACCAACCGTATAGCCAAGTTCACGGCAGACCGTGAGAAACTCTTCAGGGAGGTGGCGTTCGACACGTTCGCAGCCATCGAAAGTTATTGTATCAAAAAAGGCTACGACACCTTTTTGTCGGGAATGTGCGAGGGCTTCGACCTTATCGCAGCAGAAGAAGTATTGAACCTCAAAAAGAGATACCCGCATATCCGTCTGAAATGCGTTGTCCCCTTCAAGGGACAAGCCGAGCGGTACACCCAAGCCGACAAGCAGCGTTACGACACCATTTTGGCGCAAGCCGATGAAGTGGTAACCTTGCAGGACGGATATACCGAGGGCTGTTTCCTGCGCCGTAACGACTACCTTTTGGAAAACTCCGCTTTTCTGATGGTCTATTACGATACGGTAGCCATAGGCGGCACGTTCTACACCCTCAAACGGGCAGTAGAGCAGAAAAAGAAGTTCGCGAACGTATGCTATAACCGCAGGTAG
- a CDS encoding ArdC family protein yields MATTNSTIEKIAPMFTDLLIKKIECLKTDWQKPWIASLEQGLPRNIRGTVYNGGNVLMLLFYTEFMKFTLPVFLTFNQAKEEDLSVCKGARSFPVYYWFKFVVHKETKKTIKYEEYRKLPATEQENYRVIPQMKYYNVFNIDQTDFAEKQPERYERMKKGEQPEDYSDGMIYEALDELVYLQNWYCPIKVQYSDSAYYSPSSDHIICPQREQFPQGAEYYGTLLHEMAHSTGSPQRLNRTFGSFFGDALYAREELVAELTAALCGAFFGYATAPQENNAAYLKHWLTKLKEEPAFLVEILGDVNKAAKMIADKVTEPINEPAAA; encoded by the coding sequence ATGGCAACAACGAACAGCACCATCGAAAAGATTGCACCGATGTTCACCGATTTGTTAATCAAGAAAATCGAGTGTCTGAAAACGGATTGGCAAAAACCGTGGATTGCGAGCCTTGAACAAGGTTTGCCCCGCAACATCAGAGGGACAGTCTATAACGGCGGAAATGTCTTGATGTTATTGTTCTACACCGAGTTCATGAAATTCACTTTGCCCGTGTTCCTCACGTTCAACCAAGCGAAGGAAGAGGATTTAAGTGTTTGCAAGGGCGCACGCTCGTTTCCCGTCTATTATTGGTTTAAGTTCGTGGTACACAAGGAAACGAAAAAGACAATCAAGTACGAGGAATACCGCAAGCTGCCCGCAACCGAGCAGGAAAATTACAGGGTCATCCCGCAGATGAAGTATTACAATGTCTTCAACATCGACCAGACCGATTTTGCCGAAAAGCAGCCCGAACGCTACGAGCGTATGAAAAAGGGGGAGCAACCCGAAGACTATTCGGACGGGATGATTTACGAGGCGTTGGACGAGCTTGTCTATCTGCAAAATTGGTATTGCCCCATCAAGGTGCAGTATTCGGACAGTGCCTACTATTCGCCCTCTTCCGACCATATCATTTGCCCGCAGCGTGAGCAGTTCCCGCAGGGAGCGGAATATTACGGCACGCTCCTGCACGAGATGGCGCACAGCACGGGAAGCCCCCAACGGCTGAACCGCACGTTCGGCAGCTTCTTCGGAGATGCGCTCTATGCCCGTGAGGAACTTGTCGCTGAACTTACCGCAGCCCTTTGCGGTGCGTTCTTCGGCTACGCAACCGCACCGCAGGAGAACAACGCCGCCTATCTGAAACACTGGCTCACCAAGCTAAAGGAAGAACCCGCCTTTTTGGTGGAGATATTGGGGGACGTGAACAAGGCGGCGAAGATGATTGCCGACAAGGTAACCGAACCGATAAACGAACCCGCAGCAGCCTAA